One Aphelocoma coerulescens isolate FSJ_1873_10779 chromosome 5, UR_Acoe_1.0, whole genome shotgun sequence DNA segment encodes these proteins:
- the LOC138110792 gene encoding LOW QUALITY PROTEIN: disintegrin and metalloproteinase domain-containing protein 20-like (The sequence of the model RefSeq protein was modified relative to this genomic sequence to represent the inferred CDS: deleted 2 bases in 1 codon) yields MRRGRRCRFPGSGRRSPAGRPGPARPARRQLKPRGGSARAGPFQVLSPLARGRPVPAAAMGALPGLLLLLLLGVAGCPGARGTRPAEPRAAWVTVPRQLSPRAGDDAPALSYWLNVAGRPRVLRLQPRRGLVSRPFTLVTYGRDGARREEHPFVRDNCFYQGEVLGSPGSLVALSTCGRGLQGVLWVEDDTYQIEPVPNDPAFRHILYRMEEANSPEGPSCGLTPEVLQQQKAVLPWFKAPKAEEENEGLKDWWTHIRYVKIVVVVDNVRFVKSGRSKSEVLKHVMQVINVGDIMYKQLSVRLFLIGLEIWTESNFINITNSIPKVLSDFNSWRKSNLYHRMYHDVAHLFAFQWFGSSLGLAYIGTVCDSHWSSAVISFTEKKLSAIFVTFVHELGHNLGMSHDKPDCKCKRKTCIMYENNAETDAFSDCSYKQYFDRLVSGAECLRQPPAPGTFYPKTREYCGNKIVESGEQCDCGSAANCRKDPCCHANCTFTAGSVCASGKCCKYCKVLPAGTLCRASTGTCDLPEYCNGISPQCPLDVYLQDGTPCKNGIYCYQGKCSSHSKQCRHLFGKQARVAPLDCFKAVNTQGDRFGNCGIRDNIHFTKCSTENILCGRIQCENIAKLPFLQNHVTLIQTPVRDKNCWGLDYHIGMPRADVGAVEDGTPCGSDMLCINRTCMSVLVLNYDCNMTKCHNRGVCNNRKNCHCKYGWAPPYCELQGFGGSIDSGPPPARKTSQRAKVRLTLFGFFSLCILGVALTIHYKQEIEGWLMKVKAQFHRTLQLFQRLKKPEVPKENVPVGESKSTKDQKAVALESLEEISL; encoded by the exons ATGCGCCGCGGCCGCAGGTGCCGTTTCCCGGGGAGCGGGCGCCGCtcccccgccggc cggcccggcccggcccggcccgcacgGCGGCAGTTGAAGCCTCGGGGCGGTTCCGCCCGGGCTGGCCCCTTCCAGGTTCTATCCCCGCTCGCGCGGGGGCGGCCGGTGCCGGCGGCCGCGATGGGGGCACTGCcggggctcctgctgctgctgctgctgggcgtGGCGGGGTGCCCCGGGGCCCGGGGTACCCGGCCCGCGGAGCCGCGCGCCGCGTGGGTGACGGTGCCGCGGCAGCTGAGCCCCCGGGCCGGCGACGACGCCCCCGCCCTTTCCTACTGGCTGAACGtggcggggcggccgcgggtgCTGCgcctgcagcccaggaggggcCTGGTCTCCCGCCCCTTCACCCTGGTCACCTACGGCCGGGACGGGGCCCGCCGAGAGGAGCACCCCTTCGTGCGGGACAACTGCTTCTACCAGGGCGAGGTGCTGGGGAGCCCCGGCTCCCTGGTGGCCCTCAGCACCTGCGGCAGGGGCCTCCAGGGCGTGCTCTGGGTGGAGGATGATACCTACCAGATCGAGCCCGTCCCCAATGACCCGGCCTTTCGGCACATTCTCTACCGCATGGAGGAGGCCAACAGCCCCGAGGGACCCAGCTGCGGACTGACGccagaggtgctgcagcagcaaaagGCTGTGCTGCCGTGGTTCAAGGCTCCCAAGGCAGAGGAGGAGAACGAAGGGCTGAAGGACTGGTGGACACACATCAGGTATGTGAAGATAGTAGTGGTCGTCGACAACGTGCGGTTTGTGAAGTCAGGCAGGAGCAAATCTGAAGTCTTGAAGCACGTCATGCAAGTCATCAATGTTGGGGACATTATGTACAAACAGCTTTCTGTCCGGCTGTTTCTTATAGGACTGGAGATCTGGACTGAAAGCAACTTTATAAACATTACTAACTCTATTCCCAAGGTACTTAGTGACTTTAACAGCTGGAGAAAGTCAAATCTGTACCATCGGATGTACCACGATGTTGCTCACTTATTTGCATTTCAGTGGTttggaagcagcctgggactgGCATATATAGGgacagtgtgtgatagccattgGTCATCGGCTGTTATTTCCTTCACTGAGAAAAAGTTGTCCGCAATTTTTGTCACATTTGTCCATGAGCTGGGCCATAATCTTGGGATGAGCCATGATAAACCGGATTGTAAATGCAAACGCAAGACATGCATTATGTATGAAAACAATGCTGAAACTGATGCGTTCAGTGACTGCAGTTACAAACAGTACTTTGACCGGCTTGTAAGTGGTGCTGAGTGCCTTCGTCAACCACCAGCACCTGGCACTTTCTACCCCAAGACACGTGAATACTGTGGGAATAAGATAGTAGAAAGCGGAGAGCAATGTGACTGTGGTTCAGCAGCAAACTGCAGAAAGGATCCTTGTTGCCACGCAAACTGCACATTCACTGCAGGTTCGGTCTGTGCATCTGGAAAATGCTGCAAGTACTGTAAGGTCCTTCCAGCAGGAACACTCTGCAGAGCAAGTACTGGCACCTGTGACCTGCCAGAGTATTGCAATGGGATTTCCCCTCAGTGCCCACTGGATGTATACCTACAAGATGGAACCCCTTGCAAAAATGGTATTTATTGCTATCAAGGAAAATGTTCTTCCCACAGTAAACAGTGCCGGCATCTCTTTGGCAAACAAGCCAGGGTTGCTCCTTTAGATTGCTTCAAAGCAGTGAATACTCAGGGTGACCGGTTTGGGAATTGTGGTATTCGTGACAATATCCATTTTACAAAATGCAGTACTGAGAATATCTTATGTGGTAGGATTCAGTGTGAAAACATAGCCAAATTACCTTTCTTGCAGAACCATGTAACGCTAATCCAAACTCCTGTTCGAGATAAAAATTGTTGGGGTCTTGACTATCACATAGGGATGCCAAGAGCAGATGTGGGAGCTGTGGAAGATGGCACACCATGTGGTAGTGATATGCTTTGTATCAACAGGACATGTATGAGTGTATTAGTGCTGAACTACGACTGTAACATGACAAAGTGTCATAACAGAGGAGTGTGTAACAATCGTAAGAACTGTCACTGCAAGTATGGCTGGGCTCCTCCATACTGTGAATTGCAAGGATTTGGAGGTAGCATTGACAGTGGACCCCCTCCAGCCAGGAAGACTTCTCAGAGAGCAAAAGTAAGACTAAcactgtttggatttttttctttgtgtatcCTTGGAGTAGCCCTTACCATCCATTATAAACAGGAAATAGAGGGATGGCTTATGAAGGTAAAAGCCCAATTCCATAGAACATTGCAGTTGTTTCAAAGACTGAAAAAACCAGAAGTTCCTAAAGAAAATGTGCCTGTCGGTGAGTCAAAGTCCACCAAAGATCAAAAAGCAGTAGCTTTGGAATCTCTTGAGGAAATCTCCCTTTAG